The proteins below come from a single Oxyura jamaicensis isolate SHBP4307 breed ruddy duck chromosome 1, BPBGC_Ojam_1.0, whole genome shotgun sequence genomic window:
- the SYCP3 gene encoding synaptonemal complex protein 3 — translation MAPSGRKHSGKAGKPAQEDQTIPPYDFPEERKELSGSEEDIREGETPVMEKHGKKRPLVTTHAVPDDVGGEVQNMLERFGADINKALLAKRKRLEMYTKASLRTSNQKIEHVWKTQQEQRQKLNHDFSQQFLTLFQQWDVDVQKAEEQEEKLANMFRQQQKVFQQARIVQSQRLKTIKQLYEQFLKSMEELEKNNENLLAGAQNELRKEMAMLQKKIMMDTQQQEMATVRKSLQSMLF, via the exons ATGGCACCATCGGGAAGGAAGCATTCAGGAAAAGCTGGTAAACCAGCACAGGAGGATCAAACCATACCTCCCTATGACtttccagaggaaagaaaagagctgaGTGGATCAGAGGAAGATATTAGAGAAG GCGAAACACCAGTAATGGAGAAGCATGGCAAGAAAAGACCTTTGGTGACTACTCATGCAGTTCCAGATGATGTAGG gGGTGAAGTACAGAATATGCTGGAAAGATTTGGAG CTGACATTAACAAAGCTCTCTTAGCTAAGAGGAAAAGATTAGAAATGTATACGAAAGCTTCACTCCGAACCAGTAACCAGAAGATTGAACATGTctggaaaacacagcaggagcaAAG GCAGAAGCTCAATCATGATTTCTCCCAGCAGTTCCTGACTTTATTTCAGCAATGGGATGTAGatgtgcagaaagcagaggaacaggaagaaaaacttgcG aatatgtTTCGTCAGCAACAAAAAGTTTTTCAACAGGCAAGAATAGTTCAAAGCCAGAGACTGAAAACCATCAAGCAACTGTATGAGCAATTCTTAAAG AGCATGGAAGAActagagaaaaacaatgaaaatcttCTAGCTGGTGCACAAAATGAACTTCGCAAAGAAATGGCTATGTTGCAGAAGAAGATTATGATGGACACT CAACAGCAGGAGATGGCAACTGTTCGCAAGTCTCTTCAGTCCATGTTATTCTGA